tttttcttattagatTAATAATTAAAGGAATAATATATTATCAGTAACTTTTAATTTTATAACATAATGctattttaattatctttattttgtaaaaatgttttaattatctTTATTACAATTTTTAAAATATGTACCTAtttgtttctttaaaaaaatgaaaattgtatTTGAGTAGTGTTCTATTTAGATCATTTTCGAGCTGTTATTTTTGTTGGAATATCAAACTTTACGTGTTGTGTTATAGCTATTCTTTGAACAAGAAATGAAAAATTGGGACAACTAATTAGGTTTGGTAGTAGTAGTTATTTATTCCAATTTTAACACtgaaaaacaataaaagtaaacTCAGCAGGTCAACTCTAATTATGCAATTTTGTCACTACATCAAACCATGTTTATAAATAGGGTTTTTAAATAGttgtatttattaaatttataaatagtaATAATTAATTTCGTATTTTTACATttgtaaacaaaaaaattattataattttacccTCTCAATTCATCATAAATTCATAAAATATAGTTCTTAATTTTTCATCAGTATATTAACATGCATActctttacaaaaaaaattataagaacctatttattaaaaacttaatATGAGAATAACTTTTCTAATTTGTGAAAACTCAAAGGGATAAATATGCTAATAATAatctttatatatattatagtaaAAAGTGTTTTAGATACGTACAAGGCATGCACACACGGGTgatataattaaattattttacatataacatatttttcttgTATACGTAAAGTATTGCGAAAGGGCCCCACCAGGTGCATGGCTAGACACACAGTTTGGGTCATTTGAGACTCCTGAAGGATCACTATCATCAATGTTTTTTGGTCCAAAATTTATTTCGAACAAGCTCTATCAACTCaccccaaaagaggtacattaattaattaatatatctatatttatatagtactttttcttattttcttttattacgtATTATTATTAGCTaatattgtttaaaaaaattgtatataGGATTTTGAATTGGCTATGGCTTTGGCAAGGCCATCGTCACTGTTCATTGAAGACTTGTCCAAAGCAAAGAAATTATCTAAAAACTCATATGGGTCAGTTCCTCGGGTTTTTGCCATTTGTGACCAAGATTTGGGAATACCATTGGAATTTCAGCAATGGATGATCCAAAACGGTGGCGTTTCGGACGTCATGGAGATTCAAGGCGCGGATCATATGCCAATGTTTTCGAAGCCAAAAGAAACTTGTGATGTTTTGGTCAAGATTGCATCTAAATTTGCTTAGAATTAATGAACTTGTTTTCATCATCAGCTGTGATTTTCTTAACTTTTAACAATAAAAAAGTACTTACTTGGAAATTAAAAGTCACGACCTAATGGGCATTTGTGTTAATtaggtatatatattaatgttgTGATTTGCATGCTTTGTTCTGCAAAATCAAATAAAGTATTTGAAATACAAGATTAATGAACTTCTctaatttctaattaattagtagTTGTTAACTATGTTTAATTATGAAAATGTTCTGGTTATATAGAGATAATTTGGATATTCAGGGATGAATAATACTCAACCCAACTAGAGACTAAGGTTGTATTTCATTATATAGGAAATTTACAAATAATGGGAGCTAATGAGCTCATTACACGCGGTCTAGGGAATGAAAAAATCCTAACATAAAtattctctaacaagctctatgaCAGTTGTGATGGGACCACATAATATTCAAGAACAATCATTGAGTGATTGTAGCCTACGATGTAGGTGCACATGATATCATTTCACTACAAAAAACGGCACTTTTTAAAGTGaggttttgcgccggcaaaacccAGGTAGTTATTGCCCACGCAATTTTCTGCCAGCAAAGGATCGCGATGTACCCCGTCGCTAATTtaacttttgccgacgcaaatgtaatgcgccggcaattgtatcttttggcgacgaaaaaatgcgccggcaaaaataAAGATGCGCCGACAAAAAATTTTGTCACGTTGTTGTGGAAAACTCTTTTAGTGGCgcaaaaatgcgccggcaaaagttgactcttttagtggcgcatttttgcgccgggAAATGTGTATATATGCAGTGAGGATTGAaacttttgccgacgtaattttgcgccggtaaaagtattttttaaataatatttttgattaaattactaattttattttcaatatattaatattaattaataattttcgattttaataaattaataattatttaattttttagtaatattatttaattagaaataaaattaaaattaaaattttataaataaataaaattacaactattaatatttattgtctccaccaaacatgaaaatataaaagtagtttagtaaaataaatatctcataaattatactttaaataaataaataaaaagttctacaaatgagtactgcccgcctcatcatcctcacccccgtcagcatcatcgtcctcgtccagatcctggtctggtaagtcaacagtaaaaccaggagccaattcaccaacctgcttcaacaaagcactgagcaggagatcttgacgccgttgacaaCTCTCAAGTATAGTATTATGATtttttaggttctgattttctagcataatgtcctcaGTTCGCTGCAAAAGGCTGTCCATTTCAGGTGgaaattgcccggacatttgagaagttgacgaagatgctgccctctttgcgccaattgccttcaacctaggcaacccccccaaaccctttcttataacgcgagcggggtccaaggacatccgtgacaatatccatatcagacgggaactgaccgtcgacattatcgccgacacaagaagcagcagatgatacaggggtcgtactctgcgatgctcgatgctcggtcatctcagtctgcacaataaaaagcacgtatctcaaattccaatataacattatttgaaaacctaacttataaatttttaatataacaacatataaaatagaACTTTATGCATTGCTGATATCGCGTGTCTTGACATCCCCTCTCAAACGAATGGGTGAAGGCTTTACACCAAGTTTGGATATCATTAGTCTGAAAGTTGAGAGTGTGATAGACCTTTGGTCAAGCAATCTGCTAGTTGGTTTGCTGATGGGATATACTGTTGCGGATTTTATagctacgcaagtgcacgtatcgcaatttagtaataatcttggtaaaaccaagtatcttCCTCAAGTACTGAACccccaattaccagtcaattaatcttttttttctttctatttggtCGATTAGACTTTTGATTCTTGTAGACCAAGCAAAAGAAAATATACAATGTAGAAACAATAATTaaagattaaataaaataatgagtAATAACAAAACCTTAGATTAAAGCAATGCAAGAGTAAATGGGgcgtttaatctcatcaactatcctccttATTAATCCCTAATACAGATTATCAAATTCTTCTTATTTCTACTTctttcaattaacaagttgacaAAAGTAGTTcataatcatattatgaattataaactcaacctgggtgaaaattccctatatttctatggcaaATTTAATCACAAAGATTGCATTAACCGCAACAACTCACAGAGATAGTTGCACAATTAATCTAGATACTCTCGTTCCAAATTAGAATTGTGTCCTAAACAACCAAAATAATTTCAAATcgcacttttcagattttgattcaaaacatacagataatgactataaacacagattgtaaggaattgaaatgaagatgaagaagagatgaaaattgcattagttcataataagAATTCAAGTGATTCAACTAATAGCCCTAAActgaaattagttcataattgtCATTCTAATCACAAAGAAATTTAAAAGTAACATAAagaaacaaatgaaaaataagcaGTTAAGAATTCTCCAAGCTTTCTTCAACCACCAAGACTCTCCCCCTCTATATGCCTTCTTTTTCGATCTTTCTTTTCTTCATAAAacctaattttttcaattttaggagaggcgggccgcggctcaacTCGTACCATGTCGCGACCCGTGTCAAAATTTCTGGGATTCAGCTCTGCTATGCCGCGGCTCTccttagccatgccgcggctcaagtCTCTCCTCTGAAACAATGGTTCTATTTAGAGGGTTGGCCGCAGCTCCAAAGCACTCATGCCGCGACTCTTAGGACATTTCTCAACTCAtgcatttttaagcccgaaaaATCACCAATGCCTCTAAATCACGTTGAGATCCATCCTTTGTCAAAAATATCATCGAAGCTTGgatatttcttctctttttgaacCTTTTTTCCTCCAAATACTCAAATCTTTCTTTTATTCACAAAAACtttaaaacaaacaaacaaaagcataaacccgcactaaatgaaaggaAAAAGCCATAAAAGATTACCTAAAATACCACCTAaccatgacaaaaactagactcaacatgTACTGAACTTCCAGCTCCTTCCTTAGCACCTTGTCTCTCACGAAATGCACATCAATTTCGATGTGTTTGGTTCGAGCGTGATAAACAGGGTTAGATGCTAATGCTCACTTTGCAGCAAAGGGAAATTTGAACTCCTTGAGTAACGATTCTATCCACGTTATTTCTACAGCAACATGAGCCAAGGCTCTATATTCAGATTTAGCACTGGATTTTGACAACACAGGTTGTTTCTTAGATGACCATGACACAAGAGAATCACCAAAATTGACGCAATAGCCAGAAATCTATTTGCAGTCGTCGGGACATTAATCCCAATCTGCAACAGAATACCTtgtcacactacaagaaaaattgctttcaataagaccaaaaatatattattaaatgcATACAATAAcagtaacgacccaaaatcactaataaggcttaagggccttgattagtgtgtcgggagggcacgattggtttatgtgtgaattaaatagtttaatgcatgattatgtgataagcatacTTGTAtgaatatatgaatatatatgaaatgcatgtctacgagtattagtatgcatgtaggccccgtttagcttaaaggggtatatctgtaaatttagcccgttgagggcataaatgtgattatatgtcaTAACtatgaggaccacattattatgtgggtatatctgCAACATGAgacttgaggtgatcctagggagccagttagcgggaagccacgacgggacctaatacttgacttggggcaagtcaaggggtgtttCGGGTATTatatggttatttgggttatcgggttatggaaataaataattggagatatatttgaggttaggaagcttaggtgggaatactggggaattttaccattttgccctcggggacgtttttggtaccccaagcctcaggattaacttaattgcttaaggatagactaagtaaagcTCAGGAAGTGGTAGAATAAAGGCTAAACCAacccttctctctcttctctcactctctcaagGGGAAACTACAGAGAAACTAAGGAAAACTTGGTTGGAACTCAGTGAATTGAGTGGAGGTTTTGGAAGATTAGCTTAGGGTAAGCatcaagagttaaggtaagttCTTAGATTTATCTTTGGTGGCTAAATTATGTGAATATGGCTGGGTTCtaaagtgtttatgggtttttggcattaaaggttgaattaaggcagaaagcttgggagttTGCTCCGTAAGTGTTTAGAGGATTGATTCTTCactgaaggtaagcttcaattcatgatatagtgtttgaatactgggtttttctgactggttttggtgttcttgagcttgtggttGTCGaagattgaaatgttgttttgatgagtttctaggctaggtttatgctgggttgtgttgctgaaatcatgttagaatgttgTAATAATAGGATTATATCATTGAGATggttatgggtggttttgagtgaagttcgagtgttaaaaatggtggtttttctgggttcgaaggggtcaggtCCCGGCTCGGTTCTTGTTGTGCCGcgaccctctgaagctgatggatgctggagaaggagggcgggccgcgacatggggaaGGCTGAGTCGTGGCCCGTGTCTATTTTTGGGCGAGgttgagcctctggttgggggcATGCCGTGTCATAGGAAGCTtgagctgcggcccttaaggcatttttgcccttttggagtttttaagtgcgggaacctaacctagggtgctcgggattgatcccactactgtgtttggtagaatttgaagtcccggaggctagaactttattcagaaacctttttacaattattaatggtatcccttatcttggttgtggctaggtataaactagggctcgggaaacgaatcgtgctcaagaggcgTCTCTCGTAATCAAcacacttggaaattaaaggaaagaaa
The genomic region above belongs to Humulus lupulus chromosome 1, drHumLupu1.1, whole genome shotgun sequence and contains:
- the LOC133811372 gene encoding salicylic acid-binding protein 2-like, translating into MGESKVDKHYFVVVHGACHGAWSWYKLKPLLEAAGHRVTAVDLAASGINMKSIKDVHSMLDYSQPLLELLASLDPEEKVVLVGHSLGGLNLAMAMENFPQKIAVAVFLTAFMPDTVNQPSYVLEQYCERAPPGAWLDTQFGSFETPEGSLSSMFFGPKFISNKLYQLTPKEDFELAMALARPSSLFIEDLSKAKKLSKNSYGSVPRVFAICDQDLGIPLEFQQWMIQNGGVSDVMEIQGADHMPMFSKPKETCDVLVKIASKFA